One Chitinophagales bacterium genomic window carries:
- a CDS encoding hybrid sensor histidine kinase/response regulator: MENIAWPTKPKILYLDDEPNNLITFKAAFRREYDIQTATSAEEALSLMDQHLFEVVISDQRMPGMTGVEFFKALFEKYPLPVRILLTGYADIESVIKAINEGHVYRYITKPWNEADLRLAINNALQLYHAQNEIKRRNIELQKAYEELEKFVYYASHDMRAPLASVLGIVKLAKMESSSSGQYLDMIEMTVKKLDVLLQNIISYYRNAKSDNAVEEINLEKFLQESVERHAYLDDAQHIRFTIDVKQEKPLNTDPVRLGIVLNNLISNAIRYQREDARDKMVRLSAHVQNGHAIIEVEDNGIGINPELQDKIFTMFYRSAQKKSGSGIGLYIVQDAVKKLNGKVEVTSRPGEGSKFTIIIPNQNGTS; the protein is encoded by the coding sequence ATGGAAAACATTGCCTGGCCAACTAAACCTAAAATATTATACCTGGATGATGAGCCCAATAACCTGATAACATTCAAGGCGGCTTTCAGGCGTGAATATGATATTCAGACGGCCACGTCTGCAGAGGAGGCTTTGAGCCTCATGGACCAACACTTATTTGAAGTAGTCATCAGTGATCAACGCATGCCCGGCATGACGGGAGTAGAATTTTTTAAAGCCCTCTTTGAAAAATATCCGCTTCCGGTGCGCATACTGCTTACCGGTTATGCAGACATTGAATCGGTAATTAAAGCAATTAATGAAGGCCATGTGTACCGGTATATTACTAAGCCATGGAATGAGGCTGACCTCAGGCTGGCCATTAACAATGCTTTGCAGCTTTATCATGCCCAAAATGAAATAAAACGCAGAAACATAGAACTACAAAAAGCATATGAAGAACTGGAAAAGTTCGTATATTACGCTTCTCATGATATGAGAGCTCCGCTGGCTTCTGTTCTGGGGATTGTTAAGCTGGCTAAAATGGAAAGCAGTTCCTCCGGACAATATCTGGATATGATTGAGATGACCGTGAAAAAACTGGATGTGCTTTTACAAAATATAATCAGCTACTATCGTAATGCCAAATCCGACAATGCGGTTGAGGAAATTAACCTGGAGAAATTTTTACAGGAGTCGGTTGAACGCCATGCTTATCTGGATGATGCACAGCACATCCGGTTTACTATTGATGTGAAGCAGGAAAAACCTTTGAACACTGACCCCGTGCGGCTGGGCATTGTGCTAAACAATCTGATTTCCAATGCTATTCGATATCAGCGCGAAGATGCCCGGGATAAAATGGTACGCCTGAGCGCTCATGTGCAAAACGGTCATGCCATTATAGAAGTAGAAGACAATGGAATAGGTATAAACCCTGAGCTTCAGGATAAAATCTTTACCATGTTTTACCGCTCAGCGCAAAAAAAGTCAGGATCAGGGATTGGACTATATATTGTTCAGGATGCGGTTAAAAAATTAAATGGGAAAGTTGAAGTGACAAGCAGGCCCGGTGAGGGGTCCAAGTTTACCATAATCATACCCAATCAGAATGGAACCAGCTAA